In one Parvibaculum sp. genomic region, the following are encoded:
- the ccrA gene encoding crotonyl-CoA carboxylase/reductase: MTHTDKKDLYEIGEIPPLGHVPEKMYAWTIRRDREGPPQQAMQVEAVPTWEIDSNEVLVLVMAAGVNYNGIWAGLGTPVSVFDVHKQPYHIAGSDASGIVYAVGAKVKRWKVGDEVVIHCNQDDGDDEECNGGDPMFSPTQRIWGYETPDGSFAQFCRVQSQQLMPRPKHLTWEESACYTLTLATAYRMLFGHAPHILAPGQNVLVWGASGGLGSFAVQLCATAGAHAIGVISDDSKHDFVMSMGAKGVINRKHFDCWGQLPKVNSAEFNDFMKEARKFGKAIWDITGKGIDPDIVFEHPGEATFPVSCMVTKRGGMVVFCAGTSGFNLTFDARFVWMRQKRIQGSHFAHLKQASAANQLVIERRIDPGMSEVFPWADIPLAHDKMWKNEHLPGNMAVLVSAARPGLRTFEDTIEAGKKAA; encoded by the coding sequence ATGACGCATACGGACAAAAAAGATCTCTACGAAATCGGAGAGATACCGCCGCTCGGTCATGTGCCGGAGAAGATGTATGCCTGGACGATCCGCCGCGACCGCGAGGGTCCGCCGCAACAGGCAATGCAGGTGGAGGCGGTGCCCACCTGGGAAATCGACAGTAACGAGGTGCTCGTCCTCGTGATGGCGGCCGGCGTCAACTACAACGGCATCTGGGCCGGCCTCGGCACACCGGTTTCGGTTTTCGACGTTCACAAGCAGCCCTACCATATCGCCGGCTCGGATGCGTCGGGCATCGTCTATGCGGTCGGCGCCAAGGTGAAGCGCTGGAAGGTCGGCGACGAAGTCGTCATCCACTGCAATCAGGACGATGGCGACGACGAGGAATGCAATGGCGGCGATCCGATGTTCTCGCCGACGCAGCGCATCTGGGGCTACGAAACGCCGGACGGCTCCTTCGCGCAGTTCTGCCGCGTGCAATCGCAGCAGTTGATGCCGCGCCCGAAACACCTGACATGGGAGGAAAGCGCCTGCTACACGCTGACGCTGGCGACCGCCTATCGCATGTTGTTCGGCCACGCGCCGCATATTCTGGCGCCCGGACAGAACGTGCTGGTGTGGGGCGCGAGCGGCGGCCTCGGCTCCTTCGCCGTGCAGCTCTGCGCGACGGCGGGGGCGCACGCCATCGGCGTCATTTCCGACGACAGCAAACATGATTTCGTGATGTCGATGGGCGCGAAAGGCGTCATCAACCGCAAGCATTTCGATTGCTGGGGCCAGTTGCCGAAGGTCAACTCGGCCGAGTTCAACGACTTCATGAAAGAAGCGCGCAAATTCGGAAAGGCGATCTGGGACATCACCGGCAAGGGCATCGACCCCGACATCGTGTTCGAGCATCCGGGCGAGGCGACGTTCCCCGTTTCCTGCATGGTGACGAAGCGCGGCGGCATGGTGGTTTTCTGCGCCGGCACCAGCGGATTCAACCTGACATTCGACGCGCGCTTCGTCTGGATGCGGCAGAAACGCATCCAGGGTTCGCATTTCGCGCATCTGAAACAGGCATCGGCGGCCAACCAGCTCGTGATCGAGCGGCGCATCGACCCCGGCATGTCGGAAGTCTTTCCGTGGGCGGACATTCCACTGGCGCATGACAAGATGTGGAAGAACGAGCACCTGCCGGGCAACATGGCGGTGCTGGTGTCGGCCGCGCGGCCGGGCCTGCGCACCTTCGAGGACACGATCGAGGCGGGTAAGAAGGCCGCCTGA
- a CDS encoding ferritin-like domain-containing protein — translation MSFSKQYAIELEDSHWAVPQGFDVMFNWEYDPERAAMMGLYRKGVEMQWDANTRIDWSQELDEDNPEQLPDEMLPINGMAQFEKMSRKEKANVRKHFQAWQLSQFMQGEQGALICTAKIVTQVPDIDSKFYASTQVIDEARHVESYKRLLEKFAIVYPMTKPLQDLIEQTLRDSRWDMTYLGMQVVIEGLALASFAQIRDNAQNPLAAAVNAYVMQDEARHVAFGRLALRDFYPKISEKERDEREEFLLEASYLMRDRFDAVEVWKNLGLDPVACGEHMYHSGFMQTFRNSLFQRIVPIVKDVGLWGPRIRKGYEEMGVLAYADQDVDAMQQADDNIAREFDARRKHIERIAARAGGQATAAE, via the coding sequence ATGAGTTTCAGCAAGCAATATGCGATCGAGCTCGAAGACAGCCATTGGGCCGTGCCGCAGGGTTTCGACGTGATGTTCAATTGGGAGTACGACCCCGAGCGTGCGGCGATGATGGGCCTCTATCGCAAAGGCGTCGAGATGCAGTGGGATGCCAATACGCGCATCGACTGGAGCCAGGAGCTCGACGAAGACAATCCCGAACAATTGCCCGACGAGATGCTGCCGATCAATGGCATGGCGCAGTTCGAGAAGATGTCGCGCAAGGAAAAAGCCAATGTGCGCAAACATTTTCAGGCCTGGCAATTGTCGCAGTTCATGCAGGGCGAACAGGGCGCGTTGATCTGCACCGCCAAGATCGTCACGCAGGTGCCGGACATCGATTCGAAGTTCTATGCCTCGACGCAGGTGATCGACGAGGCGCGGCATGTCGAGAGCTACAAGCGCCTGCTGGAAAAGTTTGCAATCGTCTATCCGATGACGAAGCCGCTGCAGGACCTGATCGAACAGACCCTGCGCGACAGCCGCTGGGACATGACCTATCTCGGCATGCAGGTCGTGATCGAGGGGCTGGCGCTCGCCTCCTTCGCGCAGATTCGCGACAATGCACAGAACCCGCTGGCGGCCGCCGTCAACGCCTATGTGATGCAGGACGAAGCGCGCCACGTAGCCTTCGGCCGTCTGGCGCTGCGCGACTTCTATCCGAAAATCTCCGAGAAGGAGCGCGACGAGCGCGAGGAGTTCCTGCTCGAAGCCAGCTATCTGATGCGCGACCGTTTCGATGCGGTCGAGGTCTGGAAGAATCTCGGCCTCGATCCGGTCGCCTGCGGCGAGCACATGTATCACTCGGGCTTCATGCAGACGTTCCGCAACTCGCTGTTCCAGCGCATCGTGCCGATCGTCAAGGATGTCGGCCTCTGGGGTCCGCGCATCCGCAAGGGCTATGAGGAAATGGGCGTGCTCGCCTATGCCGATCAGGACGTCGATGCCATGCAGCAGGCCGACGACAACATCGCCCGCGAATTCGATGCGCGCCGCAAGCATATCGAGCGCATCGCCGCGCGTGCCGGCGGACAGGCAACGGCCGCCGAGTAG
- a CDS encoding acyl-CoA dehydrogenase family protein — MSDLDQDLFQLAMSEKARPLMAAVQKHIAENVEPITEEFFRLHDEKTDRWSWHPRQLELLEGAKNKAKESGLWNFFLPDSEIGSGLTNLDYAYIAVELGKSPLASETLNCSAPDTGNMEVLERVGTPAQKKKWLEPLLNGEIRSAYAMTEPDVPSSDAKNVRTSAVLDGDEWVINGEKFYISGAGDPRCKIMIVMVRTSPDAPPSKQQSQILVPIDTPGVEILGPMKVFGKDHAPHGHMHIRFNNVRVPKENILLGEGRGFEISQVRLGPGRIHHCMRSIGKAEKALELMVKRSATREAFGKPIAKLGGNLEIISRARIEINAMRLAVLQAARAMDVLGNKEARVYVSAVKAMVPEKVCLIIDQAIQMHGAAGISQWTPLADMYTDMRHLRFADGPDEVHHMVVGRAEVQRHGLW, encoded by the coding sequence ATGTCAGACCTCGACCAGGACCTGTTTCAGCTTGCGATGTCGGAGAAGGCGCGCCCGCTGATGGCGGCCGTGCAGAAGCACATCGCCGAAAATGTAGAGCCGATCACGGAAGAATTTTTCCGCCTCCACGACGAGAAGACCGACCGCTGGAGCTGGCATCCGCGCCAGCTTGAGCTGCTGGAAGGCGCCAAGAACAAGGCCAAGGAATCGGGCCTGTGGAACTTCTTCCTGCCGGATTCCGAAATCGGCTCCGGCCTCACCAATCTCGACTATGCCTATATCGCGGTCGAGCTCGGCAAATCGCCGCTTGCGTCCGAAACGCTGAATTGCAGCGCGCCCGACACCGGCAACATGGAAGTGCTGGAGCGCGTCGGCACGCCCGCGCAGAAGAAGAAGTGGCTGGAGCCGCTGCTCAACGGCGAAATCCGCTCTGCCTATGCGATGACCGAGCCGGATGTACCGAGCTCCGATGCCAAGAATGTGCGCACCAGCGCTGTGCTCGACGGCGACGAATGGGTCATCAACGGAGAGAAGTTCTATATTTCCGGCGCCGGCGACCCGCGCTGCAAGATCATGATCGTGATGGTGCGCACGAGCCCGGACGCCCCGCCGAGCAAACAGCAATCGCAAATCCTTGTGCCGATCGACACGCCCGGCGTCGAGATTCTCGGGCCGATGAAGGTCTTCGGCAAGGACCACGCGCCCCACGGCCACATGCATATCCGCTTCAACAATGTGCGCGTGCCGAAGGAAAATATCCTGTTGGGTGAAGGCCGCGGTTTCGAAATCAGCCAGGTGCGCCTCGGCCCCGGCCGCATCCATCACTGCATGCGTTCGATCGGCAAGGCGGAAAAGGCGCTGGAACTGATGGTGAAGCGCTCGGCCACGCGCGAAGCCTTCGGCAAGCCGATCGCCAAGCTCGGCGGCAACCTCGAGATCATTTCGCGCGCCCGCATCGAAATCAATGCGATGCGTCTCGCCGTGCTGCAGGCCGCAAGAGCGATGGACGTGCTGGGCAACAAGGAAGCCCGCGTCTATGTCAGCGCGGTCAAGGCGATGGTGCCGGAGAAGGTCTGCCTGATCATCGATCAGGCGATCCAGATGCACGGCGCCGCCGGCATCTCGCAATGGACGCCGCTCGCCGACATGTACACCGACATGCGCCATCTGCGCTTTGCCGACGGTCCCGACGAAGTGCATCACATGGTCGTCGGCCGCGCCGAAGTGCAACGGCACGGTCTCTGGTAG
- a CDS encoding protein meaA, with the protein MSKGSEGGGNVPAKDNPWIFRTYAGHSTAKASNALYRTNLSRGQTGLSIAFDLPTQTGYDSDHVLARGEVGKVGVPVSHIGDMRALFEGIPMEQMNTSMTINATAAWLLALYIAVADEHGADRKKLQGTVQNDIIKEYLSRGTYVFPPEPSMRLITDIVSYTYREVPKWNPTNVCSYHLQEAGATPVQELAFALATAQAVLDRLKASGQVPEKDFPQVVGRISFFVNAGVRFITEIAKMRAFVDLWDEICRDRYGVEDAKLRRFRYGVQVNSLGLTEQQPENNVYRILLEMLAVTLSKNARARAVQLPAWNEALGLPRPWDQQWSLRAQQILAYETDLLEYGDIFDGSKVMDAKVEALKAEAREELARIEEMGGAVAAVDSAYMKERLVESNSARLEEIEAGRQVVVGVNRYVETAPSPLSTGAGSIHVVDAGVEAEQVAALEAWRAARDNDAVEATLADLRRAAKEGRNIMGPSIVCAKAGVTTGEWGTALRQIFGEYRAPTGVSRAARNAPGDLDPVRAMVDAVSSKLGRRLKFLVGKPGLDGHSNGAEQIAVRARDCGMDVVYEGIRLTPEQIVASAQEGDVHVVGLSILSGSHVPLVEDVMKRMREAGLADIPVVVGGIIPADDEEKLRAAGVAAIYTPKDFQITDIMAEVVRLVDYNTDEAA; encoded by the coding sequence ATGAGCAAGGGCAGTGAGGGCGGCGGGAACGTTCCGGCAAAGGACAATCCCTGGATTTTCCGCACCTATGCCGGCCATTCGACGGCGAAAGCCTCGAACGCGCTTTACCGCACCAACCTCTCGCGCGGCCAGACCGGTCTCTCGATCGCCTTCGACCTGCCGACACAGACCGGTTACGACAGCGACCATGTGCTGGCGCGCGGCGAGGTCGGCAAGGTCGGCGTTCCCGTTTCGCATATCGGCGACATGCGGGCTCTCTTCGAGGGCATTCCCATGGAGCAGATGAACACCTCCATGACGATCAACGCGACGGCGGCCTGGCTGCTGGCGCTCTATATCGCGGTGGCGGACGAGCACGGCGCCGACCGCAAGAAACTTCAGGGCACGGTCCAGAACGACATCATCAAGGAATATCTCTCGCGCGGCACTTATGTGTTTCCGCCCGAGCCGTCGATGCGCCTCATCACCGACATCGTTTCCTATACCTATCGCGAAGTGCCGAAGTGGAATCCCACAAACGTCTGCTCCTATCATCTGCAGGAAGCGGGCGCGACGCCGGTGCAGGAACTTGCCTTTGCGCTGGCGACCGCGCAGGCGGTGCTCGACCGGCTGAAGGCGAGCGGTCAGGTGCCCGAAAAGGACTTTCCGCAGGTCGTCGGCCGCATCAGCTTTTTCGTCAATGCCGGTGTGCGCTTCATCACCGAGATCGCCAAGATGCGCGCCTTTGTCGATCTCTGGGACGAGATCTGCCGCGACCGCTATGGCGTCGAGGACGCAAAGCTCCGCCGCTTCCGCTACGGCGTGCAGGTCAATTCGCTCGGGCTCACCGAGCAGCAACCGGAAAACAACGTCTATCGCATCCTGCTCGAAATGCTGGCGGTGACGCTGTCGAAGAATGCGCGCGCCCGCGCGGTGCAGCTTCCGGCCTGGAACGAGGCGCTCGGCCTGCCGCGTCCCTGGGATCAGCAATGGTCGCTGCGTGCGCAGCAGATCCTCGCCTATGAAACAGACCTTCTCGAATATGGCGACATCTTCGACGGCTCGAAGGTCATGGACGCCAAGGTCGAAGCCCTGAAGGCGGAAGCGCGCGAGGAACTGGCGCGGATCGAGGAGATGGGCGGTGCGGTCGCGGCCGTCGACAGCGCCTATATGAAAGAACGCCTCGTCGAATCCAATTCGGCGCGGCTCGAGGAGATCGAGGCCGGGCGGCAGGTCGTGGTGGGCGTCAACCGCTATGTCGAAACGGCGCCGTCGCCGCTTTCGACCGGCGCAGGTTCGATCCATGTCGTCGATGCGGGTGTCGAGGCCGAGCAGGTCGCGGCGCTCGAAGCCTGGCGGGCGGCGCGCGACAACGACGCAGTGGAGGCCACGCTTGCCGATCTCCGCCGCGCCGCCAAGGAAGGCCGCAACATCATGGGGCCTTCCATCGTGTGCGCGAAAGCCGGCGTCACCACCGGCGAATGGGGCACGGCGCTCCGGCAGATTTTCGGCGAATATCGTGCGCCCACCGGCGTTTCCCGGGCCGCGCGCAATGCGCCGGGCGATCTCGACCCGGTGCGCGCGATGGTCGATGCGGTCTCCTCGAAGCTCGGCCGCCGCCTGAAGTTCCTTGTCGGCAAGCCCGGCCTCGACGGTCATTCGAACGGCGCCGAGCAGATCGCGGTGCGCGCGCGCGATTGCGGCATGGATGTCGTCTATGAAGGCATCCGCCTGACGCCCGAACAGATCGTTGCGTCGGCGCAGGAAGGCGACGTGCATGTCGTCGGGCTGTCGATCCTGTCGGGCAGCCACGTGCCGCTGGTCGAGGATGTGATGAAGCGGATGCGCGAGGCGGGGCTTGCCGACATCCCGGTCGTCGTCGGCGGAATCATCCCCGCGGATGACGAGGAAAAGCTCCGCGCCGCCGGCGTCGCCGCGATCTACACACCCAAGGATTTCCAGATCACCGACATCATGGCCGAGGTCGTGCGGCTGGTGGACTACAACACGGACGAGGCGGCGTGA
- a CDS encoding AEC family transporter, which translates to MEVALGLVLPIFGVIGLGYAAVRSKLLGASVIDGLDAYVFTLAMPVLLFRNLAHTEFPATLPWGLWISYYGAMLAVWAVGSLIALYVLRRPAKDSVMLGFGCGQGNTIMLGLPIILTGFGEAAGTPVFLILAFHGIILFTIATFLLELTRVRDGVAQPRFQAILKEGLLNTAKNPVIIGIAGGVVYGQLGVPLPAVVDNALEMVARSAIPCALFVLGGMLTRYAIRRSIGAASMTSLFKLVAHPALVFVLAQFVFGLEPLWVAAATVLAGMPTGVYSSILANRYGAAPGAASSAVMLSTAASLVTLTVLLGFFLAPA; encoded by the coding sequence ATGGAAGTCGCTCTCGGTCTCGTTCTGCCGATCTTCGGCGTTATCGGCCTCGGCTATGCGGCGGTGCGCTCGAAGCTCCTGGGCGCCAGCGTCATCGACGGGCTCGACGCCTATGTCTTCACGCTTGCCATGCCGGTGCTGCTCTTTCGCAATCTCGCGCATACCGAGTTTCCGGCGACGTTGCCCTGGGGCCTTTGGATCTCCTATTACGGCGCCATGCTGGCCGTCTGGGCGGTGGGCTCTCTCATCGCGCTTTATGTTCTCCGCCGGCCGGCGAAGGACAGTGTCATGCTCGGGTTCGGCTGCGGGCAGGGCAACACCATCATGCTCGGTCTGCCGATCATCCTCACAGGCTTCGGCGAAGCGGCAGGTACGCCGGTTTTCCTGATCCTTGCCTTTCACGGCATCATTCTTTTCACCATCGCCACCTTTCTGCTCGAGCTCACGCGCGTTCGCGATGGCGTGGCGCAGCCGCGTTTCCAGGCGATCCTCAAGGAAGGACTGCTCAACACCGCGAAGAACCCCGTCATCATCGGCATTGCAGGCGGCGTCGTGTACGGCCAGCTCGGGGTTCCGCTGCCGGCTGTTGTCGACAACGCGCTTGAAATGGTGGCGCGCTCGGCCATCCCATGCGCGCTTTTCGTGCTTGGCGGCATGCTGACGCGATACGCGATCCGCCGTTCGATCGGCGCGGCGTCGATGACGAGCCTCTTCAAGCTCGTCGCGCATCCGGCGCTGGTGTTTGTGCTGGCGCAGTTCGTGTTCGGGCTGGAGCCGCTCTGGGTTGCGGCGGCGACGGTGCTTGCCGGCATGCCGACCGGCGTCTATTCCTCGATCCTCGCCAACCGCTACGGTGCGGCGCCAGGTGCTGCGTCGAGCGCCGTCATGCTCTCGACGGCCGCCAGCCTCGTCACGTTGACGGTGCTTCTCGGCTTCTTTCTCGCGCCGGCCTAG
- a CDS encoding acyltransferase family protein yields MAADTAFDVSKQRIDWIDMAKGLTIVLVVMEHTTAGVGAALGQLPLVFGALAEFAKPFRMPLFFLVAGLFAYKALYGDLRKFVDGKIVHFAYFYLLWSVIQIGLKIAIPHASAWQVTYVDLLLIPIQPFAVLWFIYSLAMFFVTMRLLRDARPVFVFFFALALYFAKIETGWMLIDEFAWRFIWFVAGIYGAKQIFELADWAREKPLHAIGLASVMLASVAAVVFSRLVEIRGLELLMGIAGAGSAVMLVSLLAAARLGEPLAYVGRHSLYIFLAFFLPMAAMRTALVHLGVENGDLVTLLTTAFAVVTPIVAYRLVLNTPLDVFFVRPDMFRLTSPRPHTPKIMVAAGD; encoded by the coding sequence TTGGCCGCCGATACCGCATTTGACGTCTCGAAACAGCGCATCGACTGGATCGATATGGCCAAGGGCCTGACGATCGTCCTTGTGGTGATGGAACACACGACCGCCGGCGTCGGCGCGGCGCTCGGACAGCTGCCCCTCGTTTTCGGCGCGCTGGCGGAATTCGCCAAGCCCTTCCGCATGCCGCTCTTTTTCCTAGTCGCCGGCCTCTTCGCCTACAAAGCGCTTTATGGCGACCTCCGCAAATTCGTCGACGGCAAGATCGTCCACTTCGCCTATTTCTACCTGCTCTGGTCGGTGATCCAGATCGGGCTGAAAATCGCGATCCCCCATGCAAGCGCCTGGCAGGTGACCTATGTCGATCTGCTGCTGATCCCGATCCAGCCTTTCGCGGTGCTCTGGTTCATCTATTCGCTGGCGATGTTCTTCGTCACCATGCGCCTCCTGCGCGATGCGCGGCCCGTCTTCGTGTTCTTTTTTGCGCTGGCTCTCTATTTCGCAAAGATCGAAACCGGCTGGATGCTGATCGACGAATTCGCCTGGCGTTTCATCTGGTTCGTCGCCGGCATCTATGGCGCAAAACAGATTTTCGAACTCGCCGACTGGGCGCGGGAGAAGCCGCTTCACGCGATCGGTCTCGCCTCGGTCATGCTTGCAAGCGTCGCCGCCGTCGTCTTCTCGCGCCTTGTGGAAATTCGCGGCCTCGAATTGCTGATGGGTATTGCCGGCGCCGGCAGCGCCGTCATGCTGGTGAGCCTGCTGGCCGCCGCGCGGCTCGGCGAACCGCTCGCTTATGTCGGTCGCCACTCGCTCTATATCTTCCTGGCATTCTTCCTGCCGATGGCGGCCATGCGCACTGCGCTTGTGCATCTGGGCGTCGAGAATGGCGATCTCGTGACGCTTCTCACCACCGCCTTCGCCGTGGTGACGCCGATCGTGGCCTACCGCCTCGTCCTCAATACGCCGCTCGACGTCTTCTTCGTCAGGCCCGACATGTTCCGTCTGACATCGCCCCGTCCGCACACGCCGAAGATCATGGTCGCCGCCGGCGACTAG